actactggaattttctggataacctagcaaaatgcatttttgacttttatcctccaattttgttctcttctcttctggaatcttggcaaatgcaacacttccaaaaatcctcaaatgatcaactcttggtttctataagctccatgcttcttctggtgtaacattactaattcgctttgtcggaaacctgttaagcaaataaactgcacaagcaacagcatcaccccaaaattcttttggaatttttctttcctttaacatgcatccgaccatattaaggatagtcctatttttttctttccgagacactattttgttgaggtgtgtatggcatggtgaattgatgtagaattccattatttctacaaaaactttcaaattcatttgatatatattcaccacctctatctgttcttaaacatttaatcttacaacaactttgtctttcaaccaaatccttaaattctttgaatttgcttaaaacttctttcttcttttaacatgtaaacccaagttttgccactataatcatcagtaaatgtaagaaaatacctgcttcctccaagtgttattggattgatagggccacaaacatccgAGTGCACCAGATCGAGTCGATGccatgttctttttgttcttctcactttgaaaggctttctttcttgtttacccatgacacatacttcacatagttttgctgggcgatcaatttttggcattcctgtcaccgtattatacttttctagaagtttcaaagcctcaaaatttaaatgagcatatctaagatgccaaagtgtagaaatatcctcaatatcagctttaaaacaatttgattgataaaaaatactcaaatgtagaggaaacattctattccttgccattttcacatgtgatatcaatgttttattcttgtcacaAATTAagagagtcatatctttcatctcaatttcataacctttttcaagtaattgtcccaagcttaaaatattatttttcatatcaggaacataataaacatctgaaatgcatacttccttgccattattaagttcaaggagaattttacctttgcctcttactggtctttgagacaaatcaccaaatgtaatattcccggaataacttgtatccatttctgaaaatagctctgatcatttttcaaattttcataattcattagcaaaacttgatttttcttcttttcttcctcaacaaaatttatcttatcaccttgattgttaggattataataacattcataagagtaatgttcataccttttgcaaacatagcattgtatttTAGACTttttagagtttctgccacgtccacggcctcggccacgtcctcgaccataacctcgacctctttggctagaattttctccACCACCTTCAATGTTTGAAGATTCTTGATTAGTCTGATTTCtgcatcctcttcctctttgtcctcgtcctcttcctctttgagaatttgattctcttttattttaaagaacaaacttagcttgtagtgcttgctccatagttttctcttctcctctttttgtaatcctttgttcatgaacttgaagggaacccataagttcttctaaagacattttttccaaatctttagattcttcaatcgcaatagcaataaaatcaaatttcggatctagagatctcaatattttttctattactctctgatcatttacttgttcaccatttcgtctcatttgatgaacaatagaaatgatttttgagaagtaattagaaatagtttcagaagtaccttattgtagtttttcaaactcggctcgtaaaacttgtagacgaagtttctttaccttatcaacaccaccgaatgctttttgaagcatttcccaagcctcctttgaagtatttgctggagcgatgatctcgaacattgtatcatcaaggccttggtagattgtgaacaaagcctttttctccttcttccttctttctttgagttgttttctttcttctgcattcattgctccttcttctgctggacttggttcagcaaatccatcttctacaaactcccatacatcttgggagcctagaagaaccttcatttggatgcaccatatgtcataattttcttttgtcaatctggggatctagagttggatggcacttgaggaagaagtcatagcttaacctatgctctgataccaaatgttgatgttgataggaagaggggatagagatatcaaacagaggaaaagtaggacaagctttcaatcttctatatttctctcaagaaaaacacttttacaatttcagaaactctatttgactcatgacccaacatatggggtttatatagtccccaaagatacattatattaattgtattcaagatgaatcattctctttcaagaaaccctttcaagaatcaataaccaatttgacttattcttctatagacttttaatctattttttcttcttatgtaatgaatctccctcttgatgcaatgaacctctttatgacatttgaacaagtttaattcgaaCCGTAACTGCACAGAACATAGTCATTCAGCTCTCACCAATCTCAAAGTTTGGTTGCATGTTCTGAACACAAAGCAACACATGGAAAATTACTAGTcctaataaaatttaaaactcTACCCATGACAATGGAAACACaaatatggattgaaacaaaTCACTAATGTCATTTGTCATTGTCAATGACTTTTTCCAAATGGTATAGGTTGTCTGTAGAACATGATTGACTATAACAAGTAGGCTCTCCGAAagattttaagaaaaaattatgaTCAACTTTCAACCTGACCATCCAAAGATGGTTACGATTTCCTGAATGAAGGAAAGTTATGGCAATGTCAATAATCCCAAAACGCTAATTATTAAAGGCAGGAAGATATAGCATCATGATTGCAACTAAAACTCATGCAACCAACACCCTGAAGTTTCCTAGAGTCTACAATGATGAGAAGGGTGAGAATAAAGGAAACTTTGTTACAGTGATCAAGTTTCATCTCAATAGTACAAATAAGCTATAACATGTTAATGAACAACTACCCAATAAGTAGTGCATACCCAACACTATATTTTAAGAGACAGGAACATATTATCTTCCTGTCTATCAAAAGAGTTGTACATTTCACCATTTGCTATTAGTAAAGTTAATCAAAGTCTTATGTCCTGAAATGAGCTATGTGCTCTTACCGGATCCATCCAGACCTTCCAGACATTGGGCTAGAGTGCAGAAACCATTTTCTTATATCCCATAACATTAGCTAACTTGTGTAAGAACACATCGTCAAGTTATTACATCCAGAAACTTATTACCTTCAAAGGATTCAATTCAAGTATGCTATTCTTAAATGATGTCGCACGTGAAGGAGCCTTTTTTGCATCCTGGTTTTCCCGTCGAAAAGAGACAGGTCTGGAAAAAGAGGTAGCACGCTGTGGTACCTTCTTCCTATATTGATACCTAGCAAGATTAATATTAACAATAAGTTTCAGATTAAAATGATGCTTCATGCAAGGAATGAGTGACCATACAAAGTAGCACCTGGGAAAGCAAGATCCTTCTGGCATGTCAAGTACATCATTACTGTATTCATCAAACATAGACATGGAAGAGATGATGTAGGCTAGCCCCATCTTCACTGATGTCTCCTGAGGCATTTAGGAACTAAATCATGGAACATTCTTTTTGTAGTATAATAAGAAAATGGAACTTTTTGTAGTATAATAAGAAAATGGAAATCATTGTCAGACATCGTTGATTAGTGGTAATACGTGTTACGTACTTGATAAACTGAAGCAAGTAGGTACTTTCTAAGAGAAAATAGATAGCAAAAAAACCAACTCAGACCTGGTATGCTATAACAGCTGCATATGCACCCAAAGAGAAACTTGATATTATGGAAGCCATGACTGCTCCTGCAACTGCCGATGGCCAGAGAATAATGGCTAGACCAGCAAATGGGACGCATGCAGTTTCCAAAAACGGGCCCTCTCGGCCTATAAGATCATGAAACAAACGCCTCCATCCTTTAAAAAGCATGTACGGGCTCTTGCAAATGGCAATCAATGAGATCATCGGCACATCAGCCATGACTCCAAGCAGACCAGCCAAACAAGCACCCGGAATGTAACGCAATCTGGCAAATGTTAATGTAAATTATCAAATCACAATAATATACTGAGTTCACTAATTAAACTTCATGGTAAGGTCAAGAAAATGATTGCAATGTTAAGCATGGTTAAAGAGAAGATGATCCACTAGGTATATGTTTTCATGCAATGGAGAAAAAGTAGCCAGAAAGCTGCTGTCAGACCATTTACCAGTTTAATATTGACAAACAAGCAAAAAGGATGATAGTTTTTCCATTATAGGGTGGTGCAAAAAGGACTACAATCAAGGGATTGTGGCTGTCAACTAGTTTGCCATCTACATCATTGAGATCAACATTGCTCAACCTACGATGACTTCTTAGCCTTCTCTTCCCGAAAGCCTTTGCCATGATTAGGGGAATTTGGAAAGACTACTCCGTAATTACATCagcttaaactctctctctctctctctctctctctctctctctctctctctctcactcacacacacacacacatacacaaagtTTTACACACATGGACACGCATGCACACAGAAAGGAAAACAAAGAGAGCAAGAAGTATGACGTCTATGGCAAATTGATTTGCCTACTTAAGTTGCTCGCCAGATACTCGAGCTTAATTGTTTAAGGACCAACTAATGTTGGCAACCAGTTATAATAATCTTCACTGTCAAATACATCATGTGAGCTTTTATTCAAAGTGGACCATTCAGATTTCATTTTCCAGCAATATCTTATCCATAAGCAAGAGCCATCAACTTTCGTCTATATAAAATATTGGTGACTGAGAAGGGTTCTAATATTGAGTCATTACAGATGAAATTTTGAAGAGTTTGTCTTTCCTAGAACATTACCTTCAGGGCCTCTATCTATAGTTGAGGAGTTTATCTCTGACATGCAAAGCTTCTATCATGAACCTAGCTACTTGGAGAAGCATTTTACCCTTTTTGTTTCAGATTTCGAATGCATCCCATTGTTATGATATATGCATCAGTAAGAATCTTACGTAATCAGATAGGACTTCAAATATATTCATCGCATATCACATCATAGAGGTGGCTGTTGTTAAATGCTCTAGACTTTAAGCTAGTGAAAGAAATCCACTGATGGCTTATAGCTGCCGCTGCTACTCCCGTAGGCCGTAGCAAGCATAGATGTTGGGATTCCTCTATCACCATTAGAATCACTATCTGGTTTCCTCTTTCCAGTTTTCAGTACTTACAAGTCCCAGGTAATTCAGTTATACGGTCCAAGACACCAAAATTGAGAATACAATCTCAACAATGTTATGAAAATTTATAGTCACAAATCACACTATAATACAATAAGATCAATAGatgttccttctctctctctctctctctctctctctctctctctcgtatacCTGCATCACAAGACAAGCAGCAGCATTCAAGAAGTGACAGCGGCTAACCAACAGCAATATAGGGCAGGCATTTGCAGGTTAGATTTTTTATACTCCTCTTCCCTCTTCTCCACTCTTATTCTTCTTCCTCCCAGTCAACCAGGTCTAGACACAATCAAATCCTGCCTGATATTTTGTGAAATGCCAATGATTCTAAATTTCTTAGTGGAATAAAGCTCAGGAAAGCTCATCCTAATCTGGATTACCTAGCAGATTAATTTTAATCAGCTGATCCAACAAACTATATATGTTTAAAGTTTAGTAACCACATTATCATCATATGATATAGGTTGGTAAACCCAAAATGGATCAGGTCCAATGAATCACCTATGCTCAACCAAACCGATGTTTAAATTCACGAtaaaaaattttcagcatcaagtaTGACAAACATAATCCAAGGGCTTCAcagattaattatatttatatatatatatatatatatatatatatatatatatatatatatatataatcaatttcTGAAACGTTTATCTCGTTGTATTCTCCCTTTAGATTTGAGTAGACGATAGTTTAAAATATTTTCCCACTTTTATTGTAAAAGTTAATTTTCTTTGACCACAACTGATTTGTTCCGTGTTGCGAGTGTGAGGTATTGTGAGCCACTTAATCTCGGACAATTTATGAAAAAGGTTTATAGTAATAAGTTTTTTATTGATTGATGCTCATATATTTGATTTTCAATAAAAAGATATCACTTGTTTCAACAATCGATCCATGGGTCAATTCGATCCAAATCAAATCGATTTAGATCGGATCCTTTTGAatcaatatgtatatatatatttgtatatatatatgtatatatatgtatacatatatatatgtatatatatatatgtatatatacatatatatatacatatatatatacatacatatatatatacatatatatatacatatatatatatacatatatatatatacatatatatatatacatatatatatatacatatatatatatatatacatatatatatatatacatatatatatatatacatatatatatatacatatatatatgtacatatacatatatatatatatatacatatatatatatacatatatatatatacataaatatatatatacatatatacatatatacatatatacatatatatatatatatatatatatatatatacatatatatatatacatatatatatatacatatatatatatatacatatatatatgtatatatatatatgtatatatatatatatgtatatatatatgtatatatatatatatgtatatatatatatatatatatatgtatatatatatatatatatgtatatatatatatatgtatatatatatatgtatatatatatatatgtatatatatatatgtatatatatatatatatatatatatgtatatatatatatgtatatatatatatatatgtatatatatgtatatgtatatatgtatatatatatatatgtatatatatatatatatatatatgtatatatatatatatgtatatatatatatatatatatgtatatatatatatataagcccgTTGGTTCTGATCTGGTTTATTCCCTCCACCGAAACTACTGTCGAGAAGGCCCAGCAACTTCCTGCAACAATTCATACTAAATTTTCAGTTATTTCGATCGAGCacatcaacaaaaaaataaaatatttcgagCTCACCGCATTTGCCTTGGTCTTTGATAGCAGTGACGGCACCCTTCTGCCTCCAGTCGACGGTAGGAGTTACATCGGTGACGTTCTTGTATAAGAAGTACCCTTTGAGGCTCGCGCTTCCTCTCAGAGTGCTGCGGCGACGAATCCTCGTCCCTGCGTACGTCCTCTTGAACTCCTCCCTCGCCATGTCGCCGAACTTGTTGAGGCTAAGCTTGTAAGGCTTGGCTACCTTGTTGGACACGAACACGTACTTAACGTTCTCTTTAAAAACATCAAAGCGGATGCGCTTCTCGTCGACGCTGCGTGACACGCCATGGTGGCTCTGCCACCTCTCGTACAAGTCCCAGAGCTTCTCCTCCGACGCGATGTCATCTCCAGTGATGGGAATGCTCGTGCCCATTGCGAAGGCCAACGCAACGAGAACGGCAGCGAACAAGAATGCTCTTCTCATGGTGGTGAACGAGGAGAAACCAAACACAGGATGGAGGTAGGGTTAGGGATTGGAGGAGGTATCTATAGAGATGTTGGGAGTGAAGCATGACGACTGGGCGGTTAGGAGATTAGGGCATGGGCTTGGGCATGGTCATGGGAGAGGCTCACTTTTACGTAACTGTTTTTTGGCATCTTCTTAagcgatgcatgcatgcatgcatacgtCGAAAAGGTATCCTCTTCGGGTAGTTTGATGTGCATGGGTTCGGGCAGAAGCTTCCAAGCCAATATGGGAGAAGAGTGTGTAGTCCTATAGAAATGGGAACTGTGAGGTTGCATATCCAAATCGCAATTAGCGTTTGATTCGGGAAAGAGATGGATATTATGAAGCCTCATATAGCTCGATGAATTATATTGATCAAAATGTAGCATAAATAAGACTAAAGATTAAGTCGATCGGTAAGTCTCTAAGAATAGCTTTTCTACAGCTTCAGATGAAGCATTCCATAATTCATTACTATATTTAGCTTTGGCTTCTTCCTCGACGAGGATTCTCTGGAAGTCGTGATCAAACTGGAAGTTGGAAAAGATGCTCATCTTTTCACAATCTTAGATTTGATAAGAAAATTGCATATATATTACAAATTTCATGTACAAATTGATCAAAATAACACCTGAAATAATTTGGCACCGTTTATCTAAAAGAAATTTACATTGCACTAATTGCTAGAACTTCTCAACTTGCATGTTCACTTCACAGAATCCCTAGCGAAGTTTGGAAAAGTTACAAACATCAAggcaaggtttgacatggaacagCACATCTTCACCTCAGAAACAACTACAAAATAAAAGAACCCacaatatttaacaaaaaaatgtACCTTGTTCTTTTTTGGTTGATAATAAAGTATATATTAAAATTGCTTTTCTAATGGCCATCTCTTCTACACAAAACGcccaataaaatatttaataaatttataatttttaatcaatatcaaatttaattatcttgatatataaaaaatatttttaaattaatcaaatttatttaatttattcatCGACTATTATTATAAATtgctattgtgtgtgtgtgtgtatatatatatatatatatatatatatatatatatatatatatatgtatatatatgtatatatatgtatatatatgtatatatatgtatatatatgtatatatatgtatatatatgtatatatatgtatatatatgtatatatatgtatatatatgtatatatatgtatatatatgtatatatatgtatatatatgtatatatatgtatatatatgtatatatatgtatatatatgtatatatatgtatatatatgtatatatatgtatatatttaatatatatgtctatatatgtatatataattggaCTAATTGGACTAATCTAAATCTCTGTGTACAGTATTACGACTCAGCTGCTATTGTAGTCTCATATGAGGAATTTGCAAGTGGCTTACATCTAAAATAATAGGCATTTGCGTAATTGCTTGAACTTGAACTTCCATGCAATGTAATCAATAGAAAAGCTGTGTGATACCTGAAATAACATAAGATGCTTCTCAAGTTGATAAAGTAATTTTGGGACATCTTGGGATGTTGCTACCTGTTGtacattatggagaatcatagttTATCTTAAAGCTGCATGTGATAAGAGATTAAGGGTTAGAACAATCCAgtcaaagaagtcaaatccaaatGAGTTGGAATACAAGAACCCATTTCATAAGGCTACTTGCATTATTTACCAAACAAATAATAAAGCACTTTCAGATGACTAAAATTGTAATTGGCTTAGGATAACTTATACCAAACTTTTCCAACACTGAACTTATGGATTTggatttgacttgattcaaaaggATCCGATCTAAATCGATTTGATTTGGATCGAATTGACCCATGGATCGATTGTTGAACCAAGTGATATCTTTTCATTGAAAATCAAATATATGAGCAtcaatcaataaaaaaacttattactataatttttttttcataaattgtcTGAGATTAAGTGGCTCACAACACCTCACACTCGCAACACGGAACAAATCAGTTGTGGTCAAAGAAAATTAACTTTTACAACAAAAGTGGGAAAATATTTTAAACCATCGTCTAATCAAATCTAAAGGGAGAATACAACGAGATAAACGTTTCAgaaattgattatatatatatatatatacatatgtatacatatatatatatatatgtatacatatgtatatatatatatgtatacatatatatatacatatgtataaatatatatatatatacatatatatatacatatgtataaatatatatatatatttatacatatatatatgtatacatataaatatacatatgtatacatatatatatatacatatatatacatatatataaatatatatatatacatcctagatttataaaaaataaactattattttttaattaaaaaatcattGATAAGAAAGCTTCTTGTACTAAGATAAAGATATATCAACAATTACATGCTTAAAAAAATAATGGAttgctttaaaaaaatatataatcaacAATCACATGATGGTAGGAATATATTTTAGTGAAACATAtacaaatattaatattttaatataaaataataacatatcaattcattatgaaactcatctaatagaaaaataatgataatttttatacaaTCAATCTCATTCATTAAATTTCAAAGACTTACATAACAGTCAAATAACAAAGACGTATTTCTGATGGTGTACtctatcaatagtgaatgaagatGTATATTCTACAGGATGAATTTTCTCGATAATGAACGGAGAAAACCCATATCACATTCACAATAATAGATAGAATGATATTCCTCACTCGtctaagtggggacacgttcatcCCAATAATAAATAGAGGAATTGTCTAATCATCATATCTAATGATCCGCTAATCCTTGAAGGGAATTGTTCTACCTATCCTTGTCAATGATACAAAGTCAAccataataattcattatatTCATCTATTCATGTATGCATGCATTAAGAAgtagtataataaaatattatgagtaACCATCCTTGATGTATTATCTGTTATATTATGTCCATTGATGACTCCACATTGTGATGGGCTTATAGCTCTTTCCACAAGTTGTACTTCCAATATGGACTTTTAACATAGTCACCGGTAACAAtcacatcaatatcataaacttaaaaaaataaaaaaatcaataattatttccAAATATCATATTTAGATAATACTTTTAAATCCatcaaatcattaagatacaaggCATTTGTCTcttaatagtcctcaatcaactagAACCATAGGAATATCTTAAGGACTTGAATAAATCTCAATTCAATTAGAACCTAATGGAACCAACCTCAAATCGTTATGGAATCtatttggaatcaccctagattgatataatttatatttaattaattttaattatgttaTGGAGGTTTAAACTAGTCAAATTAGTCTAGAATCATCCTAAATCGGTTTGAACTATTAAATTCTATTTGATTTAGTCAATTGACGAGCTTAAACCAATTAAAATAGAGGAAATTAGATTATGTCACATAATGTTAGTCTAGACCAAATTGACCTACCAAAGTCTTGGATGGGTCACATATGCTGCACATGTTTATCCCAGGTAATAGGTTGAGTTTAGGTATAATAGGCTAGATAGAAGAGTGAGGATGTGTCTAGCGTTAGTCGTATAACTAGGCAGGTCTATCTTCGTAGGTTGGGCTAAGCCTCACTCACAAGTTGTACTTAACTAGGTCACGTTTGGCTCGTAAGTTATATAATGTCTAACCAGATGAGTTGGGTGCATGACTAGATAAGTTAGGTTATACATAGTCACATTAGATGGAC
Above is a genomic segment from Musa acuminata AAA Group cultivar baxijiao chromosome BXJ3-4, Cavendish_Baxijiao_AAA, whole genome shotgun sequence containing:
- the LOC135636384 gene encoding uncharacterized membrane protein At3g27390-like → MGTSIPITGDDIASEEKLWDLYERWQSHHGVSRSVDEKRIRFDVFKENVKYVFVSNKVAKPYKLSLNKFGDMAREEFKRTYAGTRIRRRSTLRGSASLKGLRYIPGACLAGLLGVMADVPMISLIAICKSPYMLFKGWRRLFHDLIGREGPFLETACVPFAGLAIILWPSAVAGAVMASIISSFSLGAYAAVIAYQETSVKMGLAYIISSMSMFDEYSNDVLDMPEGSCFPRYQYRKKVPQRATSFSRPVSFRRENQDAKKAPSRATSFKNSILELNPLKLLDHLFSECKHHGEVLVSQGVITQEDIQESRSSKGGSRIISIGLPAYSILQAPLLSAKTDTDGLVLSDNTEITTENRPKDTIFDWFFDPLMIIKEQIKAEKFTEEEEIYLSKLVLLHGDSKRLNNLNAQSSSSDQRKRAEIDALARRLQGITKSISRYPTARRRFDDLVKSLSEDLEMKFGSNRSANGSQESQRVRSGIFRIFSQKSFGSDTSTKGHHQEIQEVNNGF